In Erpetoichthys calabaricus chromosome 4, fErpCal1.3, whole genome shotgun sequence, one genomic interval encodes:
- the LOC114651082 gene encoding olfactory receptor 10A6-like produces the protein MMENSSYVTSFILLSFKDMGNAKHLYFVAALIAYLVILSFNLSLILIIIFEKSLHEPMYIFLCNLLISALIGATTFYIKLLFDLQTDIPVVSRSVCFTQIFFLYVYFGIEMTILTVMAYDRFIAINVPLLYCTIISSTKTAKLVFLAWLCPICCVSILISLSSSLQLCGNTINTVYCNNWEIVKLSCTDTSANNIYGSLAFSMFLLPTVFIFYSYIKILVLCWNRSRSYKSKAFQTCLPHLITFILFFCSTIFESTESRTHLKRTSDLVSTIASLEFVIVPPLLNPLIYGIILPEIRRRVIRIFSVKKRTLPDR, from the coding sequence ATGATGGAAAATTCCTCATATGTTACCAGTTTTATACTTCTTTCCTTTAAAGACATGGGGAACgctaaacatttatattttgtggCTGCACTAATTGCATACCTTGTAATTCTGTCTTTTAATCTCTCTTTAATTCTGataataatttttgaaaaaagccTCCATGAGCCTATGTACATTTTTCTATGCAATTTGTTGATTAGTGCACTCATTGGCGCCAcaactttttatataaaattattgtttgaCCTTCAAACAGATATTCCAGTAGTTTCTCGCTCAGTTTGTTTTACTcaaatttttttcctttatgtttattttggCATTGAAATGACCATTTTAACAGTTATGGCATATGATAGATTCATAGCGATAAATGTCCCACTATTATACTGTACCATCATTTCCAGTACAAAAACAGCCAAGTTAGTCTTTCTTGCCTGGTTATGTCCAATCTGTTGTGTGAGTATTTTGATATCCCTGTCTAGCAGTCTACAATTGTGTGGAAATACGATTAACACAGTGTACTGTAATAACTGGGAAATTGTAAAGTTGTCCTGTACAGACACCAGCGCTAATAATATTTATGGATCACTGGCTTTTAGTATGTTTTTATTACCTACtgtcttcattttttattcatatataaaaATCCTCGTTTTGTGCTGGAATAGGTCCCGATCTTACAAATCTAAAGCATTCCAAACTTGTCTTCCacatttaattacattcattctttttttctgttctacaATATTTGAATCAACAGAGAGCCGGACGCATTTAAAGAGAACATCAGACTTGGTCAGTACCATTGCTTCTTTGGAGTTTGTCATAGTACCACCTCTTTTAAACCCTTTAATATATGGAATTATTTTACCTGAAATACGCAGAAGAGTTATtcgcattttttcagttaaaaaacGAACATTACCAGACAGATAA